A single region of the uncultured Flavobacterium sp. genome encodes:
- a CDS encoding RNA polymerase sigma factor, with translation MSENLEQSFVTQLQANQNIIHKICRLYTDGEDAHKDLFQEITIQLWKAYPKFRGDSKFSTWTYRVALNTAITLYRKTKRTVSTVEYESHQHFVKDVDYNYEEEEQIKLMYKAVYQLNDIEKALVFMYLEDKDYQEIAETLGISEVNARVKMNRIKGKLKKILNP, from the coding sequence ATGAGCGAAAATCTAGAACAGTCATTTGTTACGCAATTGCAGGCAAATCAGAATATAATCCACAAGATTTGTAGATTATATACTGATGGCGAAGATGCTCACAAAGACTTGTTTCAGGAAATTACCATACAATTATGGAAGGCGTATCCTAAATTTAGAGGCGATAGTAAATTTTCTACCTGGACCTATCGCGTTGCCTTAAATACCGCCATAACACTATACCGAAAAACCAAAAGAACCGTATCGACAGTAGAATATGAAAGCCATCAGCATTTTGTAAAAGATGTTGATTACAATTATGAAGAGGAAGAACAGATTAAATTGATGTATAAAGCCGTTTATCAGCTTAATGACATTGAAAAAGCATTAGTTTTTATGTATTTAGAAGACAAAGATTATCAAGAAATAGCCGAAACCTTAGGAATCAGCGAAGTGAATGCGCGTGTGAAAATGAACAGAATTAAAGGGAAACTTAAAAAAATACTAAATCCTTAA
- a CDS encoding lysophospholipid acyltransferase family protein, giving the protein MGLFKRNPFGHILFIKKWLIRVLGAMTHRRYRGFNELQIEGSEIIKTLPDTNVLFISNHQTYFADVVAMFHVFNASLSGRQDTIKNIGYLWQPKMNIYYVAAKETMQAGLLPRILAYVGAITVERTWRAKGVDVVEKRDVNPNDTENIRIALNDGWVITFPQGTTKSFKPVRKGTAHIIKQHKPIVIPIVIDGFRRSFDKKGLRMKKKGILQSFIIKEPLDIDYENDTIEEIVEKVEFAIEQHPSFLKVIPAEEIKVEEELNEMRRWSYKASEEN; this is encoded by the coding sequence ATGGGATTGTTTAAACGAAATCCTTTCGGACATATATTATTCATCAAAAAATGGTTAATCCGTGTTTTGGGTGCCATGACGCATAGAAGATATAGGGGTTTTAATGAATTACAAATCGAAGGATCTGAAATTATTAAAACGCTTCCGGATACAAATGTTTTGTTTATTTCAAATCACCAAACTTATTTTGCAGATGTTGTGGCAATGTTTCATGTTTTTAACGCAAGTTTAAGCGGACGTCAAGATACTATTAAGAACATTGGTTATTTGTGGCAGCCAAAGATGAATATTTATTATGTCGCTGCAAAAGAGACAATGCAAGCGGGTTTATTGCCAAGAATTTTAGCTTATGTTGGGGCAATTACTGTTGAGAGAACCTGGCGTGCTAAAGGTGTAGATGTTGTTGAAAAACGTGATGTTAACCCAAATGACACCGAAAATATTAGAATCGCACTAAATGATGGTTGGGTAATTACGTTTCCGCAAGGAACTACAAAATCATTTAAGCCCGTTCGTAAAGGAACCGCACATATTATCAAGCAGCATAAACCAATCGTAATTCCTATTGTTATTGATGGTTTCCGTCGTTCGTTTGACAAAAAGGGTTTGCGAATGAAGAAAAAAGGAATTCTGCAATCCTTCATTATCAAAGAACCTCTTGATATTGATTATGAAAATGATACCATCGAAGAAATTGTAGAAAAAGTAGAATTTGCCATTGAACAACATCCATCATTTTTAAAAGTAATTCCGGCCGAAGAAATCAAAGTAGAGGAAGAACTTAATGAAATGAGAAGATGGAGTTATAAAGCATCAGAAGAAAATTAG
- a CDS encoding DUF4386 domain-containing protein: MSQEQINLKRTARIAGLIYLFIAITGVFGIMYVPMQLIDSDNLPLTMRTILGHEFLFRAGIMSNLVCQTLFVFLVLQLYKLFQEISRHLSRTMFALVIVGVPIAFLIIFNQLFALLLLKENFMKDFPPAQLQSLVMAFIKMYNYGNVVIGIFWGLWLIPFGQLVYRSRFIPKILGILLIIGGSAYVLDAFTFVLFPAYHYSVTGIIVGLTSSVAEFAMVFWLLIKGVKKVVAQI, encoded by the coding sequence ATGAGTCAGGAGCAAATCAACTTAAAAAGAACAGCCAGAATTGCAGGTTTAATCTATTTGTTTATTGCCATAACGGGTGTTTTTGGTATCATGTACGTCCCAATGCAATTAATTGATTCCGATAATTTGCCTCTTACGATGAGGACTATTTTGGGTCACGAATTTTTATTCCGTGCAGGTATTATGAGCAATCTGGTTTGCCAGACTTTATTTGTGTTTTTAGTTCTGCAGCTTTATAAATTGTTTCAAGAAATAAGTAGGCATTTGTCCAGAACCATGTTTGCGTTAGTAATTGTTGGAGTTCCTATAGCGTTTCTTATTATTTTCAATCAGTTGTTTGCCTTATTGTTGTTGAAAGAAAATTTCATGAAGGATTTTCCGCCTGCTCAATTGCAATCATTGGTAATGGCATTTATTAAAATGTATAATTACGGAAATGTAGTTATCGGAATCTTTTGGGGACTTTGGCTGATTCCTTTTGGGCAATTAGTTTACAGATCCAGATTTATACCTAAAATTTTAGGAATATTACTAATTATCGGAGGATCTGCTTATGTGTTAGATGCTTTTACTTTTGTATTATTTCCCGCTTATCATTATTCAGTAACAGGAATAATTGTTGGATTAACCTCTTCTGTAGCTGAATTTGCAATGGTTTTTTGGTTATTGATAAAAGGAGTTAAAAAAGTTGTGGCTCAGATTTAG
- a CDS encoding DUF4268 domain-containing protein translates to MYSKEESQKIKREFWVAFAEKYPRKWVLYDTKIKDFSFKFYVDNKKAQVLIDIEHRSDEKRIAYFEKIEALKNIIEDEFIKDLVFEKNYTLESGKTISRIWVEKQGVGFSNRNTWDIIFDFFFENMNALEMFYLEYDEFIKDIE, encoded by the coding sequence ATGTACAGTAAAGAAGAATCACAGAAAATAAAAAGAGAGTTTTGGGTGGCTTTCGCCGAAAAATATCCACGTAAATGGGTACTTTATGATACCAAGATTAAAGATTTCTCTTTTAAATTTTATGTTGACAATAAAAAAGCACAGGTTTTAATCGATATCGAACACCGAAGTGATGAAAAACGAATTGCTTATTTTGAAAAAATAGAAGCTTTAAAAAATATTATTGAAGACGAATTCATCAAAGATTTGGTTTTCGAAAAAAACTATACTTTAGAAAGTGGTAAAACCATAAGCCGAATCTGGGTCGAAAAACAAGGCGTAGGTTTTAGCAACCGCAATACTTGGGATATTATTTTTGATTTCTTTTTTGAAAATATGAATGCTCTAGAGATGTTTTATTTAGAGTATGATGAGTTTATTAAGGATATTGAGTAA
- a CDS encoding CoA pyrophosphatase, with protein MDFQDFLHYVPNLIPVELPAVSAHLKMAPKERIEALKNLDFKAENPRIAAVMMLFYPKNGKTHLVLIVRNAYNGVHSSQIAFPGGKYEATDADFEETALRETHEEVGVMPSKIEVIKHFSPMYIPPSNFLVHPFLGISKEELSFYPDVREVAGIIELPLSVFLDDEIIIEATLSTSYANNISVPAFNIQNHIVWGATAMILSELRDVLKLAFEENS; from the coding sequence ATGGATTTTCAAGATTTTTTGCATTATGTTCCTAATTTAATTCCAGTTGAACTTCCGGCAGTTTCCGCACATTTAAAAATGGCGCCTAAGGAAAGAATAGAAGCCTTAAAAAATCTTGATTTTAAAGCCGAGAATCCAAGAATTGCTGCCGTAATGATGCTTTTTTATCCAAAAAACGGAAAAACTCATTTGGTTTTAATTGTTAGAAACGCTTATAATGGAGTTCATTCATCGCAAATTGCTTTTCCCGGAGGAAAATATGAGGCGACTGATGCAGATTTTGAGGAAACGGCTTTAAGAGAAACGCATGAAGAAGTAGGGGTTATGCCGAGTAAAATAGAAGTAATCAAGCATTTTTCGCCCATGTATATTCCGCCGAGTAATTTTTTAGTGCATCCGTTTTTGGGAATTTCAAAAGAAGAACTTTCATTTTATCCTGATGTTAGAGAAGTTGCCGGCATTATAGAACTTCCGTTATCCGTTTTTTTGGATGATGAAATCATCATTGAAGCCACATTGTCAACTTCTTACGCTAATAATATTTCAGTTCCGGCATTTAATATTCAAAACCACATTGTTTGGGGGGCAACTGCAATGATTTTAAGTGAGTTGAGAGATGTTTTGAAATTAGCTTTTGAAGAAAATTCGTAA